One Sanguibacter keddieii DSM 10542 genomic window carries:
- a CDS encoding TetR/AcrR family transcriptional regulator, translated as MASQETPRKRTSRSTRADDGAGARDAGAAGTTSPGSGSGPRTTSPNAAVALAAQALAEATSVLGEALRSATSDAVGAVEDDLAKTLRSAAANVEDVAARFTRRSGRSDRTRADLLAAAVAMFASRGYGATSVEDVAAAAGYTKGAVYSRFPSKSDLFLAIFRDHLDRGPDNPGPLDVPSEAQYGEDHLAALHASRADPRLTLSSELVTFGLRHPEHRAEAGELYSRLLDESIDSLMTEEARLAGEAGEPRPAGTAEERQDARERLLVSSAVTHHLSILTTLGVEGVDDDTWLRLVRAAWPVQGPRSGSGQGGRPTGDGTHGTDESR; from the coding sequence ATGGCATCCCAGGAGACCCCTCGCAAGCGCACGTCCCGGTCCACACGGGCAGACGACGGCGCAGGCGCCCGCGACGCGGGGGCGGCGGGCACGACCTCCCCGGGCAGCGGTTCCGGCCCCCGGACGACCAGCCCGAACGCCGCGGTCGCCCTGGCCGCACAGGCTCTCGCCGAGGCCACCTCCGTCCTCGGCGAGGCGCTGCGCTCGGCGACCTCCGACGCGGTCGGAGCAGTCGAGGACGACCTGGCGAAGACCCTGCGCTCAGCGGCCGCGAACGTGGAGGACGTCGCGGCGAGGTTCACCCGGCGGTCCGGCCGGTCAGACCGCACACGCGCCGACCTCCTCGCGGCCGCCGTCGCCATGTTCGCGAGCCGCGGCTACGGGGCCACCTCGGTCGAGGACGTCGCCGCGGCCGCGGGGTACACCAAGGGCGCCGTCTACTCCCGCTTCCCCTCGAAGTCCGACCTGTTCCTCGCGATCTTCCGAGACCACCTGGACCGCGGGCCGGACAACCCCGGCCCTCTCGACGTCCCCTCCGAGGCGCAGTACGGGGAGGACCACCTCGCCGCCCTCCACGCCTCGCGCGCCGACCCCCGGCTCACGCTCAGCTCCGAGCTCGTGACCTTCGGGCTGCGTCATCCCGAGCACCGGGCCGAGGCCGGTGAGCTGTACTCCCGCCTGCTCGACGAGTCGATCGACTCGCTGATGACCGAGGAGGCCCGTCTCGCCGGAGAGGCCGGAGAGCCGCGCCCTGCCGGCACCGCCGAGGAGCGCCAGGACGCCCGCGAGCGCCTGCTGGTCAGCAGCGCGGTGACCCACCACCTGAGCATCCTCACCACGCTGGGCGTCGAGGGCGTCGACGACGACACGTGGCTCCGTCTGGTCCGTGCGGCCTGGCCCGTGCAAGGACCAAGGTCCGGGTCGGGGCAGGGCGGCAGGCCGACCGGTGACGGAACTCACGGCACAGACGAAAGCCGCTAG
- a CDS encoding phosphoketolase family protein: MSRSAHGETTRTNTHALSDAWRPRPDEPLDDETLRRIDGWWRAANYLSIGQIYLLSNPLLRTELTRDDVKPRLLGHWGTTPGLNFLYAHLNRAIRERSLSTMYITGPGHGGPGLVANSYLEGTYTETYPDITQDDEGLRRLFRQFSFPGGIPSHVAPETPGSIHEGGELGYALSHAYGAAFDNPDLLVATVVGDGEAETGPLATSWHSNKFVNPVKDGVVLPILHLNGYKIANPTVLARISDDELESLMVGYGHKPHVFVGGFDDEDHVSVHRRFAVLLDEVLDEIAAIKARAADGDDSRPMWPMIVFRTPKGWTCPPEIDGKKTEGSWRAHQVPLASARDTPEHLEVLRGWLETYRAHELFDEDGRLVDDVAALAPEGALRMSANPHTNGGLLLKDLRLPDFRDFAVEVENPGGSITEATKVLGQWLTEVVRLNPDNFRIFGPDETASNRLQPVFEVTDKQWNADYLPEDLDDHLARAGRVMEMLSEHQCQGWLEGYLLTGRHGLFSCYEAFIHIIDSMFNQHAKWLKITREIPWRQPVASLNYLLSSHVWRQDHNGFSHQDPGFIDHVVNKKAEIVRVYLPPDANTLLSTYDHCLRSRDYVNVVVAGKQPAPTFLTMDQAIAHCTRGLGIWEWAGSEVEGEDPDVVLGCAGDVPTLEVLAAADLLRQHLPELKVRVVNVVDLMRLQDEKEHPHGLSDRDFDTLFTTTKPVVFAYHGYPWLIHRLTYRRAGHSNIHVRGYKEEGTTTTPFDMVMLNDLDRFHLVIDVIDQVPHLGSRAAVLRQQMVDARLRARQYTRDHGEDLPEVRDWVWPDAGDTATQVGGPQAATAATGGDNE, encoded by the coding sequence ATGTCACGCTCTGCTCACGGTGAGACCACTCGGACGAACACCCACGCTCTCTCGGACGCCTGGCGCCCGCGGCCCGACGAGCCTCTCGACGACGAGACGCTCCGTCGCATCGACGGGTGGTGGCGCGCTGCCAACTACCTGTCCATCGGCCAGATCTACCTGCTGTCCAACCCGCTGCTGCGCACCGAGCTCACGCGCGACGACGTCAAGCCCCGCCTGCTCGGCCACTGGGGCACGACCCCCGGCCTCAACTTCCTCTACGCGCACCTCAACCGCGCCATCCGCGAGCGCAGCCTCTCGACGATGTACATCACCGGCCCGGGCCACGGCGGCCCGGGCCTCGTCGCGAACTCCTACCTCGAGGGCACCTACACCGAGACGTACCCGGACATCACCCAGGACGACGAGGGCCTGCGCCGCCTGTTCCGGCAGTTCTCGTTCCCGGGCGGGATCCCCAGCCACGTGGCGCCGGAGACCCCCGGGTCGATCCACGAGGGCGGCGAGCTCGGCTACGCGCTGTCGCACGCCTACGGCGCGGCCTTCGACAACCCGGACCTGCTCGTGGCCACGGTGGTCGGCGACGGAGAGGCCGAGACCGGCCCGCTCGCGACGAGCTGGCACTCGAACAAGTTCGTCAACCCGGTGAAGGACGGCGTCGTCCTGCCGATCCTGCACCTCAACGGGTACAAGATCGCCAACCCGACGGTGCTGGCACGGATCTCGGACGACGAGCTCGAGTCGCTCATGGTCGGGTACGGCCACAAGCCGCACGTGTTCGTCGGCGGCTTCGACGACGAGGACCACGTCTCGGTCCACCGGCGGTTCGCGGTGCTCCTCGACGAGGTGCTCGACGAGATCGCCGCGATCAAGGCCCGGGCCGCGGACGGCGACGACTCGCGCCCGATGTGGCCCATGATCGTCTTCCGCACCCCCAAGGGCTGGACCTGCCCGCCCGAGATCGACGGCAAGAAGACCGAGGGGTCGTGGCGCGCCCACCAGGTGCCGCTCGCGAGCGCGCGGGACACGCCCGAGCACCTCGAGGTGCTGCGCGGCTGGCTCGAGACCTACCGGGCGCACGAGCTCTTCGACGAGGACGGACGCCTCGTCGACGACGTCGCGGCGCTCGCCCCCGAGGGCGCGCTGCGGATGAGCGCGAACCCGCACACCAACGGCGGGCTGCTCCTCAAGGACCTGCGCCTGCCGGACTTCCGCGACTTCGCGGTCGAGGTCGAGAACCCCGGCGGCTCGATCACCGAGGCCACCAAGGTGCTCGGCCAGTGGCTCACGGAGGTCGTGCGGCTCAACCCGGACAACTTCCGGATCTTCGGACCCGACGAGACCGCGTCCAACCGCCTCCAGCCGGTGTTCGAGGTGACGGACAAGCAGTGGAACGCCGACTACCTCCCCGAGGACCTCGACGACCACCTGGCCCGCGCCGGACGCGTCATGGAGATGCTGTCGGAGCACCAGTGCCAGGGCTGGCTCGAGGGCTACCTGCTCACCGGTCGCCACGGCCTGTTCAGCTGCTACGAGGCGTTCATCCACATCATCGACTCGATGTTCAACCAGCACGCCAAGTGGCTGAAGATCACGCGCGAGATCCCGTGGCGCCAGCCGGTCGCCTCGCTCAACTACCTGCTGTCCAGCCACGTGTGGCGCCAGGACCACAACGGGTTCTCGCACCAGGACCCGGGGTTCATCGACCACGTGGTCAACAAGAAGGCCGAGATCGTCCGCGTGTACCTGCCGCCGGACGCCAACACCCTCCTGTCGACGTACGACCACTGCCTGCGCAGCCGCGACTACGTCAACGTGGTCGTCGCGGGCAAGCAGCCGGCCCCGACCTTCCTCACCATGGACCAGGCGATCGCGCACTGCACCCGTGGTCTGGGGATCTGGGAGTGGGCGGGCAGCGAGGTCGAGGGCGAGGACCCGGACGTGGTCCTCGGCTGCGCGGGTGACGTCCCGACGCTCGAGGTCCTCGCCGCGGCCGACCTGCTCCGCCAGCACCTGCCCGAGCTCAAGGTGCGCGTCGTCAACGTGGTCGACCTCATGCGTCTGCAGGACGAGAAGGAGCACCCGCACGGGCTCTCCGACCGTGACTTCGACACCCTCTTCACCACGACCAAGCCGGTCGTCTTCGCCTACCACGGGTACCCGTGGCTCATCCACCGCCTCACCTACCGCCGCGCCGGACACAGCAACATCCACGTGCGCGGCTACAAGGAGGAGGGCACCACGACCACACCGTTCGACATGGTCATGCTCAACGACCTCGACCGGTTCCACCTCGTCATCGACGTCATCGACCAGGTCCCGCACCTGGGCAGCCGGGCCGCCGTGCTCCGGCAGCAGATGGTTGACGCGCGCCTGCGGGCGCGGCAGTACACCAGAGACCACGGGGAAGACCTCCCCGAGGTCCGCGACTGGGTGTGGCCCGACGCGGGCGACACCGCGACCCAGGTGGGCGGGCCACAGGCCGCCACCGCAGCCACTGGAGGCGACAACGAGTGA